Proteins found in one Terribacillus sp. DMT04 genomic segment:
- a CDS encoding DUF6449 domain-containing protein has protein sequence MPSKTSSIKKQIILYDLRQVGWVSVLYFLALFVILPLQVIMKYTSDIYPDYPQPRSLFSYLPEVQGILSITVPVLFSVLLFRYLHKKGVSDFVHSFPIKRSAVLHHQMITGMFLLLIPIILNACILYALQEFTDISYLYTGMQVLKWLGILLLLNVIMFLAAMFTGMITGMFSLHVVLTYIFLILPVGFMLLLMLNTRMLVFGFPSDYYLDITLEKYSPLTYFMGIFISPEDISWFIITIYAVIGIFFYISALLLYVNRQLESTSQPIVYPFMRPVFLYGVTLCSMMLTGYYLYDNSNSVEWAVVGYIGGSLVGFVIAEAILKKTWRVYTNYKSYLLFFVFLVVVFFSAYFFKGNYENHIPEIDEVERVYFGPSYNYDQKNEYMEPGIEPLYYTEEKDIELVQNLHERLVILDKNYFEQYADYGKSATIVYELKNGNKVARSYVYPLKDPELKKLQNEIENSNNFKHANHPVFNIAPDTINQVELHADVNGARVTYTSDQKTINSIIEAIREDIESKYPQPYDESVQTYSLILNSKEGKDHLSYYETFSDSYENTIEALKEAGLYDNIQLEAAE, from the coding sequence ATGCCATCGAAAACATCCTCGATTAAGAAGCAGATTATTTTATATGATTTGAGGCAGGTTGGCTGGGTGAGTGTACTGTATTTTCTGGCTTTGTTCGTTATCTTGCCTTTGCAAGTTATTATGAAATACACCAGTGATATATATCCCGACTACCCGCAGCCGCGGAGTCTGTTTTCTTATTTGCCTGAAGTTCAAGGGATTTTATCTATCACAGTCCCTGTATTATTCAGTGTCTTGCTATTTCGTTATTTGCACAAGAAAGGTGTATCTGATTTTGTGCATAGTTTTCCAATTAAGAGATCTGCAGTACTTCACCATCAAATGATAACGGGGATGTTCCTTTTACTCATTCCAATTATCCTGAATGCATGCATTCTATATGCTTTACAAGAATTTACCGATATAAGTTATCTTTATACTGGAATGCAAGTCTTAAAATGGTTGGGAATATTGTTGCTTCTAAATGTCATTATGTTCCTGGCTGCTATGTTCACAGGTATGATAACGGGGATGTTTTCGTTACATGTTGTTCTTACGTATATATTTCTAATATTACCGGTTGGCTTCATGCTCCTACTAATGCTTAATACAAGGATGTTGGTGTTCGGCTTTCCTTCAGACTATTACTTAGACATAACTCTGGAAAAGTATTCACCGCTCACTTATTTCATGGGAATATTTATTTCGCCCGAGGATATATCCTGGTTTATAATTACAATTTATGCAGTAATCGGCATATTTTTTTATATAAGTGCTCTCTTGCTATACGTAAACCGTCAATTAGAATCAACATCTCAACCAATTGTATACCCGTTCATGAGACCTGTCTTCCTGTATGGTGTGACACTTTGTTCTATGATGTTAACAGGTTATTATCTGTACGATAACTCAAATTCTGTTGAGTGGGCTGTAGTTGGTTATATAGGGGGGTCACTGGTAGGTTTTGTGATAGCCGAAGCTATTTTAAAGAAAACCTGGAGAGTCTATACCAATTATAAATCATACTTATTATTCTTTGTTTTTCTTGTTGTTGTTTTCTTTTCAGCCTATTTTTTTAAAGGGAACTATGAGAATCACATACCAGAAATAGATGAAGTGGAAAGAGTCTATTTTGGACCATCCTATAACTACGATCAAAAAAACGAGTATATGGAGCCAGGAATAGAACCATTGTATTATACGGAAGAAAAAGATATTGAATTGGTACAAAATTTACATGAGAGATTAGTGATATTAGATAAGAATTACTTTGAACAGTACGCTGATTACGGTAAATCCGCAACTATTGTTTATGAATTGAAAAACGGAAATAAAGTAGCAAGATCTTATGTGTATCCGCTTAAAGATCCAGAGTTAAAGAAACTGCAAAATGAAATTGAAAACTCAAATAATTTTAAGCATGCAAATCATCCTGTTTTCAATATTGCCCCAGATACTATAAATCAAGTAGAGCTGCATGCTGATGTAAATGGCGCTAGGGTCACTTATACATCTGATCAAAAGACAATAAACTCTATTATTGAAGCTATCAGAGAGGATATCGAAAGCAAGTATCCGCAACCGTATGATGAAAGTGTGCAGACCTATTCACTCATATTGAATTCAAAAGAAGGTAAAGACCATCTCAGCTATTATGAAACCTTCAGTGATAGTTATGAGAATACAATTGAGGCGTTAAAAGAAGCTGGATTATACGATAATATCCAGCTGGAAGCGGCTGAATAA
- a CDS encoding RNA polymerase sigma factor: MTSECAYARESVFQHIYSLYHQRVYHAAQKVLRDAQMAEDAAQETFIKAYRYLDKLEDVSKAGAWLATIASRTAIDMLRKEGKRTFISIELASWELEQHYLEHIVIEEVELRETKQELEQDIQKLKPKLKEVLTLRYMEDMRESEIAAALSLSKATVKTRLYRAKAAVKQAKLNREQVQYV, translated from the coding sequence GTGACTAGCGAATGTGCATATGCAAGGGAATCCGTGTTTCAGCATATCTATTCGCTCTACCATCAGCGGGTGTATCACGCGGCGCAGAAGGTGCTGCGTGATGCGCAGATGGCAGAGGATGCGGCGCAGGAAACATTTATAAAAGCTTATCGTTATTTGGACAAGCTGGAGGATGTCTCGAAAGCAGGTGCTTGGCTTGCGACGATTGCATCGCGGACGGCGATTGATATGCTGCGAAAAGAAGGGAAACGTACATTTATTAGTATTGAACTGGCCAGCTGGGAACTGGAGCAGCATTATTTGGAGCATATTGTAATAGAAGAAGTGGAGCTCCGCGAAACGAAACAAGAACTTGAGCAAGATATTCAGAAGTTGAAACCAAAGCTCAAAGAAGTGCTTACCCTCCGATACATGGAGGATATGAGGGAAAGTGAAATTGCTGCTGCTTTATCCCTTTCCAAAGCGACAGTGAAGACTAGGCTGTATCGCGCAAAGGCTGCTGTAAAGCAGGCAAAATTAAATCGTGAACAAGTACAATATGTTTAA
- a CDS encoding nucleoside hydrolase has protein sequence MKRKLILDVDTGIDDAIGILLAVKSEELDLIGITTGCGNVSLEAATANTCKVLDLINAPSIPVVKGSAAPLKRQPHFEHKVHGTDGIGGALQGVTSERKITPGDAASFMIEKIMENPGEVSIVCTGPLTNLAKAIQQQPAIVDHVKEVIYMGGAINGIGNVTPVAEFNTFADPEAASIVLEAGVPNLTQVGLDVTKQALLTEEHIEAITEPALHDFVKQSTATYRKAFYEQNGIWACAMHDPLAIGVFIDSTLVKKAACSVGVETSSTFCDGMTVWDRQGKWGKPVNVEVCMEVEAERFLSLLVDVLNRS, from the coding sequence ATGAAGAGAAAACTGATTTTAGACGTAGACACAGGTATTGATGATGCGATTGGAATTTTATTAGCTGTTAAAAGTGAGGAACTGGATCTTATCGGTATCACAACAGGATGCGGAAATGTTTCCTTGGAAGCTGCTACAGCGAATACTTGTAAGGTGCTCGATTTAATTAACGCGCCTTCTATTCCGGTTGTAAAAGGAAGTGCAGCACCGCTTAAACGGCAGCCGCACTTTGAACATAAAGTGCACGGAACAGACGGGATTGGCGGGGCATTGCAAGGTGTGACCTCTGAAAGGAAAATAACTCCTGGAGATGCTGCTAGTTTTATGATTGAAAAAATCATGGAAAACCCGGGTGAAGTCTCTATTGTTTGTACGGGTCCGCTGACCAACCTTGCGAAGGCGATTCAGCAGCAGCCTGCTATAGTTGACCATGTAAAAGAAGTCATATACATGGGCGGGGCTATTAATGGGATTGGAAACGTCACGCCAGTTGCTGAATTTAATACATTTGCTGATCCGGAAGCAGCAAGCATCGTTTTAGAAGCCGGTGTGCCGAATCTCACACAAGTTGGTTTGGATGTGACAAAACAAGCTTTACTCACAGAGGAGCATATTGAAGCCATTACAGAGCCAGCTTTACATGATTTTGTGAAGCAAAGTACAGCAACTTACCGAAAAGCATTTTATGAACAAAATGGAATCTGGGCATGTGCGATGCATGATCCGCTTGCGATTGGTGTTTTCATTGATTCAACATTAGTTAAAAAAGCAGCGTGCAGCGTTGGGGTAGAGACCAGCAGTACATTTTGCGATGGCATGACTGTTTGGGATCGCCAAGGAAAATGGGGAAAGCCTGTGAATGTGGAAGTATGCATGGAGGTGGAAGCAGAGCGTTTCCTCTCTTTGTTAGTAGACGTGCTGAATCGTTCGTGA
- a CDS encoding STAS domain-containing protein, with the protein MPGLNEALYEYIMDNAPNITDQWINLLGDYKDSIYAEDAGEKMRAKLRKQHRMTIDLVASAILEDEEQYKWNVKTWVERVANSRVETNTPIHEVLQAVGKSGAVIWEFIEVFTEERKQTISPVEVIHWSKNLHRALDEVINKFTRFYYELIDRKIKSQREVINKTSSPVIPIMNGIGVFPLVGEISERRAELITADIPQTCKDKGVETLFIDMSGASFTAASAREKLIQMVQVLRMLGIVCAVSGVRPDMALDSDGERIISVVIFYNSLQQALAQNGLTQN; encoded by the coding sequence ATGCCAGGACTAAACGAAGCATTATACGAATACATCATGGATAACGCTCCTAATATTACGGATCAGTGGATCAATTTGCTCGGTGACTATAAGGATTCCATTTATGCAGAAGATGCAGGAGAAAAAATGCGCGCGAAACTTAGAAAACAACACCGAATGACGATTGATCTAGTGGCTAGTGCCATTTTAGAGGATGAGGAGCAGTATAAATGGAACGTGAAGACATGGGTAGAAAGAGTAGCAAACAGCCGGGTCGAAACAAACACTCCAATCCATGAAGTGCTGCAAGCGGTCGGGAAATCAGGCGCCGTCATTTGGGAATTTATTGAGGTATTCACAGAGGAAAGGAAGCAGACAATCTCACCTGTAGAGGTCATTCACTGGTCTAAGAACCTGCATCGTGCGTTAGATGAGGTTATTAATAAATTCACAAGATTTTATTATGAGCTGATTGACAGGAAAATCAAAAGCCAGCGAGAAGTAATTAATAAGACAAGCTCTCCAGTCATTCCGATCATGAATGGAATCGGCGTCTTTCCATTAGTGGGAGAAATAAGTGAGAGGCGAGCAGAGCTTATTACGGCCGACATACCGCAGACATGCAAAGATAAAGGTGTCGAAACGCTATTTATTGATATGTCAGGAGCAAGTTTTACAGCAGCTTCAGCAAGGGAAAAGCTGATACAAATGGTGCAAGTTCTGCGCATGTTAGGAATAGTCTGTGCTGTTTCTGGTGTGCGTCCTGATATGGCGCTGGATTCAGATGGCGAGCGTATAATATCAGTCGTTATTTTCTATAATTCACTGCAGCAGGCTTTGGCGCAAAATGGTTTGACCCAAAATTAA
- a CDS encoding alpha/beta fold hydrolase, with protein sequence MRVEHITVKANGMNLHMAAAGPNDGKLVILLHGFPEFWYGWKEQIVPLAQQGFRVLALDQRGYNLSEKPEGTDSYVLDELRDDVLGVMKVFQREKATIIGHDWGGAVGWHLAVTRPENVEKFIAINMPHPAALPKVLATNPLQWFKSSYMAFFQMNDVPEKSLAANDFYGLSMALTKFSQPGTFSQLDIDDYKEAWSKPGALTGMLNWYRALTAKNNISMYGQKEAAMVHVPTKIIWGIKDQFLLKKLAQASVKFCSDYELVYIDDATHWVHHEQPDIVNRLIKEFLEENSQVAEGVGV encoded by the coding sequence ATGAGAGTCGAGCATATAACAGTAAAGGCGAATGGAATGAACTTGCATATGGCTGCAGCAGGTCCTAACGATGGGAAACTTGTGATATTGCTGCATGGATTTCCAGAGTTCTGGTATGGATGGAAAGAGCAGATTGTTCCGCTGGCGCAGCAAGGGTTCCGTGTTCTGGCATTAGATCAGCGCGGCTATAACTTGAGTGAAAAACCAGAAGGAACTGACAGCTATGTACTGGATGAGCTTCGAGATGATGTGCTAGGAGTAATGAAAGTGTTTCAGCGGGAAAAAGCAACGATTATTGGTCATGATTGGGGCGGAGCTGTTGGTTGGCACTTGGCCGTCACACGTCCGGAAAATGTAGAAAAGTTTATCGCTATCAATATGCCGCATCCAGCTGCCTTGCCGAAAGTGCTGGCAACTAATCCACTGCAGTGGTTTAAGAGTTCTTATATGGCCTTTTTCCAGATGAATGATGTGCCGGAAAAGTCACTGGCAGCGAATGATTTCTACGGGCTCAGCATGGCGCTGACAAAATTCAGTCAGCCGGGCACGTTCTCGCAGCTGGATATAGATGATTATAAAGAAGCATGGTCCAAGCCAGGTGCGCTAACAGGTATGCTGAATTGGTATCGTGCACTTACGGCGAAAAATAACATTAGCATGTACGGCCAGAAGGAAGCTGCAATGGTCCATGTCCCAACGAAGATCATTTGGGGCATCAAGGATCAATTTCTTCTAAAAAAACTAGCGCAAGCGTCGGTCAAGTTCTGTTCCGATTATGAATTGGTTTATATTGATGATGCAACGCATTGGGTGCATCACGAACAGCCGGATATTGTCAATCGATTGATTAAGGAATTCTTAGAAGAAAACAGCCAAGTGGCAGAAGGAGTCGGAGTATGA
- a CDS encoding histidinol-phosphatase: protein MTFDLHTHHYRCGHAEGEIEDYIKEAIDKGLHYIGIADHSPYFYSDEDQLYPGIAMPISGFEAYVQEVLQLKEKYKNQIHVLLGVESDFFPQHAKLYADYYRKYPFDYVIGSVHYVDEVNIFKQGRWDALSEAEHVAVKERYYDLIQQSAKSGIFQVLGHIDAMKGFYPAFSDIPADHAIEQTLKVIGEAGVAIEVNTSGGTKAVGGWYPSDRILERALHYGVDISFGSDAHIPSRIGEDFDKVKQRLKEIGFKEMVYFVQKQKKSLPLS from the coding sequence ATGACATTTGATTTGCATACACACCATTACCGCTGCGGTCACGCTGAAGGAGAAATTGAGGATTATATCAAGGAAGCGATAGACAAAGGGCTGCACTATATCGGGATAGCAGATCACTCACCTTATTTTTATAGTGATGAAGATCAGCTATACCCGGGCATCGCCATGCCAATTAGCGGCTTTGAAGCATATGTGCAGGAAGTGCTGCAACTGAAAGAAAAATATAAGAATCAAATTCATGTGTTACTTGGAGTAGAGAGTGACTTCTTTCCGCAGCATGCCAAGTTATATGCAGATTACTACCGGAAATATCCATTCGATTATGTCATTGGTTCGGTTCACTATGTAGATGAAGTGAATATTTTCAAGCAAGGTCGTTGGGATGCACTTTCGGAAGCGGAGCACGTTGCGGTGAAGGAGAGATATTACGACCTGATTCAGCAGTCAGCTAAAAGCGGGATATTCCAAGTGCTCGGTCATATTGACGCAATGAAAGGGTTCTATCCTGCTTTCTCGGATATTCCTGCTGACCATGCAATTGAACAGACCTTGAAGGTAATTGGAGAAGCTGGGGTTGCCATTGAAGTAAATACATCAGGCGGGACAAAAGCTGTAGGCGGCTGGTATCCTTCTGATCGCATCTTGGAACGAGCGCTTCATTATGGTGTTGATATCTCCTTTGGTTCTGATGCACATATTCCTTCTCGAATCGGTGAAGATTTTGATAAAGTGAAACAGCGTCTAAAAGAGATAGGATTCAAGGAAATGGTTTATTTCGTACAAAAACAAAAAAAATCACTGCCGTTATCATGA
- a CDS encoding methyl-accepting chemotaxis protein, giving the protein MHPTIQAMVLLAPEIKKNIGDNAVVAVTDKENFVFFSPSKDLDVGIKVGDFAFSEDNDLLRQALQGETVQVHIPKERYGLGMQNNANPIRDENGEIVGVLQITKTLKDEEMLDQQLDDLREIVSSLQAKVQHVAAQAEELSATSTDIDSQASHANENSKEISKVVQLIEDISTQTNLLGLNAAIEAARSGDAGRGFGVVADEIRKLSIGTKEAVGTIGQSLQQIQANMQNLTLSIGEVSTSSEEQSRVMVEFMEDIKNLDDQSNDIGDYIKDITK; this is encoded by the coding sequence ATGCATCCCACAATACAAGCAATGGTTCTTTTAGCACCTGAAATCAAGAAAAACATCGGGGATAACGCCGTCGTTGCCGTTACAGACAAAGAGAATTTTGTTTTCTTTTCCCCATCTAAAGATCTGGATGTCGGAATCAAGGTTGGCGATTTCGCTTTTTCAGAGGATAATGACTTATTACGTCAAGCACTTCAAGGTGAGACAGTGCAAGTGCATATCCCGAAAGAACGTTATGGCCTTGGCATGCAAAATAATGCTAATCCTATCCGCGACGAAAACGGAGAAATAGTTGGTGTCTTACAGATTACAAAAACATTGAAAGACGAAGAGATGCTGGATCAGCAGCTGGATGACTTGCGGGAGATTGTAAGCAGTTTGCAAGCAAAGGTTCAGCATGTCGCTGCCCAGGCAGAAGAACTGTCCGCAACGAGCACAGACATTGATAGCCAAGCGTCCCATGCGAATGAGAATTCTAAAGAGATCAGTAAGGTTGTGCAGCTAATTGAAGATATTTCCACGCAGACAAACTTGCTTGGATTGAATGCAGCAATTGAGGCTGCTCGCTCCGGGGACGCTGGCAGAGGTTTCGGTGTTGTAGCAGATGAAATTCGTAAGCTTTCCATTGGAACAAAAGAAGCTGTTGGGACAATTGGTCAGTCACTTCAACAGATTCAAGCAAACATGCAGAATTTAACATTGAGTATCGGCGAAGTTTCCACTTCTTCAGAAGAACAATCACGAGTGATGGTGGAGTTTATGGAAGATATAAAGAATCTTGATGATCAAAGTAATGATATCGGGGACTACATCAAAGACATTACCAAATAA
- a CDS encoding methyl-accepting chemotaxis protein, with translation MNSTIQAVVNIAPIIKDTLGPTAAMGVLDTEKFVFFAPSTLLNLSIKVGESRLDEHDIYRRALKGESVIDYITENYEFLGAPVVTSITPIRDMDTGEIVGLLSLSRTLEHQEKLDKELSKLNAVIDALQGKVQHVAAQAEELSATSSDINEQANSANQNSHQIGEVVQLIEQISTQTNLLGLNAAIEAARSGEAGKGFGVVADEIRKLSDNTKEAVQTIGKSLSEIRSSIENLSLSINEVSSSSEEQSVIMVEFMDDIQALDEKSKQIINTMKHVTNQN, from the coding sequence ATGAATTCAACTATACAAGCAGTAGTCAATATTGCTCCCATTATTAAAGATACACTGGGACCTACGGCAGCGATGGGTGTACTGGATACAGAGAAATTTGTTTTCTTTGCACCTTCAACACTCTTAAATTTATCAATTAAGGTAGGAGAGTCCAGATTGGATGAACACGACATATACCGTCGTGCACTTAAGGGTGAGTCTGTAATAGACTATATAACAGAAAACTATGAATTCCTTGGAGCTCCTGTCGTTACTTCCATCACCCCAATCCGCGATATGGACACTGGCGAAATAGTAGGTTTGCTCTCTTTAAGTCGAACATTGGAACATCAAGAAAAACTCGATAAAGAATTAAGCAAATTAAATGCAGTAATAGACGCCTTACAAGGAAAAGTTCAACATGTCGCAGCACAGGCAGAGGAATTATCGGCTACGAGCAGTGACATCAATGAACAGGCTAACAGCGCCAACCAAAACTCCCATCAAATTGGAGAAGTTGTGCAATTAATTGAACAGATTTCCACACAGACAAATCTGCTTGGTTTAAATGCTGCCATTGAAGCAGCTCGTTCCGGTGAGGCCGGCAAAGGATTTGGTGTTGTAGCAGACGAAATTCGTAAGCTGTCTGATAACACGAAAGAAGCTGTTCAGACAATCGGCAAATCTTTATCCGAAATTCGCTCTAGTATTGAGAATCTATCTCTTAGCATCAATGAAGTATCTTCTTCTTCTGAAGAGCAGTCCGTCATTATGGTTGAATTTATGGATGATATCCAAGCACTGGATGAAAAAAGCAAACAAATAATCAATACAATGAAGCACGTTACAAATCAGAACTAA
- a CDS encoding glucose 1-dehydrogenase, with amino-acid sequence MYDDLKGKTAIVTGSSKGIGRAVAERFGQEGMNVVVNYHGDEDGATQAAENIRKAGGKAVVIQADVSKKEDVQKLLKAAVDEYGSMDIMVNNSGFSKPAPVHDMDEDTWRNVIDVNLTGTFLGGQAALRYMLENDIQGSIINMSSVHQQIPKPSDSHYAASKGGIKLLTETMALEYAHKGIRVNAIAPGTIATERNEDTKQDNEAEQMKKIPMQTFGKPEDIAAAAAWLASREASYVTGTTLFVDGGMTLYSSQLEL; translated from the coding sequence ATGTACGATGATTTAAAAGGGAAAACAGCAATTGTTACGGGTTCATCAAAAGGAATTGGTCGAGCGGTTGCCGAGCGGTTCGGTCAAGAAGGTATGAATGTGGTTGTGAATTATCATGGCGATGAAGACGGAGCAACACAAGCAGCTGAAAATATTCGAAAAGCTGGCGGAAAGGCTGTTGTTATACAAGCGGATGTATCTAAAAAAGAAGATGTACAGAAACTGCTGAAGGCAGCAGTTGACGAATACGGCAGTATGGATATTATGGTCAATAACTCTGGATTCAGCAAACCTGCACCTGTTCATGATATGGACGAAGATACATGGAGAAATGTTATCGATGTAAATCTGACAGGCACTTTCCTTGGCGGGCAAGCTGCGCTGCGTTATATGTTGGAGAATGATATACAGGGAAGTATCATTAACATGTCTAGTGTGCATCAGCAAATACCGAAGCCTTCGGATAGCCATTATGCAGCCTCAAAAGGCGGCATAAAATTACTTACAGAAACGATGGCACTTGAATATGCACATAAAGGAATACGGGTAAATGCAATAGCACCGGGTACTATTGCTACCGAGCGTAATGAGGATACGAAGCAGGATAATGAAGCAGAGCAGATGAAGAAAATACCGATGCAGACCTTTGGAAAACCAGAAGATATCGCTGCTGCGGCTGCTTGGCTTGCATCCAGAGAAGCAAGTTATGTCACAGGTACAACGCTTTTTGTAGATGGAGGTATGACGCTTTATTCTTCTCAGCTAGAGTTATAA
- a CDS encoding DUF6612 family protein: MRKIKHLSWLVLALALFLTGCGTDSASSEETGSEKKKTASPEEILEKTNKASKDLKSYSMTMSQEMEITAPDGTNQLTETSGTTIAETDPMAMYIDMTTADQSVEMYVKENIMYMKEPVTGSWIKLDIGTEMGSEYLNEQLSKPIDEQIQQVKDLAESIKVTDNGDSYTMDIKVAADKMNEFLASQMGSSGLDMSAVGDMEYDKFNYTVDIDKETYFPVSMSLEMNMNITVEGETGQIKMVSDNTFDDYNETEPIEIPDEAKNAADLSDYPAAS, from the coding sequence ATGCGAAAAATTAAGCATTTAAGCTGGCTTGTATTAGCTTTAGCGCTATTTCTAACAGGCTGCGGTACTGACAGTGCCTCAAGTGAAGAGACAGGCAGCGAAAAGAAAAAAACAGCTTCTCCGGAAGAAATCCTGGAGAAGACCAACAAAGCTAGCAAAGATCTGAAAAGCTACAGTATGACAATGTCGCAAGAAATGGAAATAACAGCGCCGGATGGTACTAATCAGCTTACCGAAACGAGCGGTACGACAATTGCCGAGACAGATCCGATGGCGATGTATATTGATATGACGACTGCTGATCAAAGTGTTGAGATGTATGTGAAAGAAAACATCATGTATATGAAAGAACCGGTAACCGGATCGTGGATAAAATTAGACATTGGAACGGAAATGGGTTCAGAGTATTTGAATGAGCAATTATCTAAGCCAATAGATGAGCAAATCCAACAGGTGAAAGATTTAGCGGAGAGCATTAAGGTGACGGATAACGGTGATTCCTATACGATGGATATAAAAGTTGCGGCTGATAAAATGAATGAATTCTTAGCATCACAAATGGGTTCTTCTGGACTGGATATGTCTGCAGTGGGCGATATGGAGTATGACAAGTTTAACTATACTGTTGATATCGATAAGGAAACCTATTTTCCGGTAAGTATGTCGTTGGAAATGAACATGAACATTACCGTTGAAGGTGAAACAGGACAGATTAAAATGGTTTCTGATAATACTTTCGATGACTACAATGAAACAGAGCCAATTGAAATTCCTGATGAAGCTAAAAATGCTGCGGACCTTTCTGACTATCCGGCTGCATCGTAA
- a CDS encoding M15 family metallopeptidase, with product MHWKRIILTTLLMTVAALILFGFLHIEQLPPKNSTPVATTDADDINGLHPAVEKNMHKLVDKSAAIGIPIIITDDYRSKKEQDKLYAQGRTTEGQIVTNVQGGESMHNYGLAIDFALEPDPGNVIWDMEYDGNKNGESDWLEVVEIAKDLGFQWGGDWTEFKDYPHLEMHIDW from the coding sequence TTGCACTGGAAAAGGATTATATTAACAACTTTGTTGATGACAGTAGCAGCGTTGATCCTATTCGGTTTTTTGCATATAGAGCAGCTTCCGCCTAAGAATTCCACTCCTGTCGCCACTACGGATGCAGATGACATTAACGGCCTTCACCCTGCAGTAGAAAAAAACATGCATAAATTAGTAGATAAATCAGCTGCTATCGGCATCCCGATTATCATTACAGATGACTATCGCTCTAAAAAAGAACAAGACAAGCTGTATGCCCAAGGCAGAACAACCGAGGGCCAGATTGTTACCAATGTTCAAGGCGGGGAATCCATGCATAATTATGGATTAGCCATCGATTTTGCTTTGGAACCGGACCCAGGTAATGTTATTTGGGATATGGAATATGACGGTAACAAAAATGGCGAGTCTGACTGGCTGGAAGTAGTGGAAATCGCCAAAGATCTCGGCTTTCAATGGGGCGGAGATTGGACGGAATTCAAAGATTACCCCCATTTGGAGATGCATATAGACTGGTAA
- a CDS encoding HD domain-containing protein, with protein sequence MRKVTLEQIFTHPIAQKYLGRSGQAHAIAVAEYALAISEKKQVDSDLAVKAALLHDIGHYEWYRDGKWDYDLYRQNDIHAIKGAARAHKLLIRLGEDPQAAKAISLAVLLHTDSYLPEQNLKRDPLQQVVAEADTADEETGGAHHYKTISEQEALKRIRALDNNIVKRMISKVPTN encoded by the coding sequence TTGCGAAAAGTAACGTTAGAGCAGATATTTACACATCCAATAGCCCAAAAATACCTTGGCCGATCCGGACAGGCACATGCTATTGCGGTAGCAGAATATGCACTTGCCATAAGCGAAAAAAAGCAGGTTGACTCTGACTTGGCAGTAAAAGCAGCGCTGCTGCACGATATCGGCCATTATGAGTGGTACCGCGATGGCAAATGGGACTATGACTTGTATAGACAAAATGATATTCATGCAATAAAGGGTGCAGCACGTGCACATAAGCTGTTGATACGGCTAGGCGAAGACCCACAAGCAGCAAAAGCAATCTCCCTTGCAGTTTTGCTCCACACAGATTCTTACCTCCCCGAGCAGAACTTAAAACGCGATCCGCTTCAGCAAGTTGTAGCAGAAGCAGACACAGCAGATGAGGAAACTGGGGGAGCGCACCACTATAAAACGATTTCTGAGCAAGAAGCATTGAAACGTATCCGAGCATTGGACAACAACATTGTGAAGCGCATGATAAGTAAAGTTCCAACAAACTGA